From one Diorhabda carinulata isolate Delta chromosome 12, icDioCari1.1, whole genome shotgun sequence genomic stretch:
- the LOC130900031 gene encoding uncharacterized protein LOC130900031 codes for MKTILVLTVLIAVALAGPRLDEIRAAVKACGAEYEGPNNLRTLIMKEDADKVKLGEKIFCINKKIGIQKENGDIDEEVFLRDSQSIEDENKRNKLKECMKRNGATPEEAAFNYLKCCETTLESLKH; via the exons ATGAAGACGATTTTGGTATTGACTGTGTTGATAGCCGTTGCTCTG GCTGGTCCGCGCTTGGACGAAATTAGAGCAGCTGTGAAGGCTTGCGGCGCCGAATACGAAGGACCAAACAATTTGAGAACTTTAATTATGAAAGAAGACGCCGACAAAGTGAAATTGggcgaaaaaatattttgcatcaaCAAAAAAATCGGCATCCAAAAGGAAAACGGCGATATCGATGAAGAGGTGTTCCTGAGAGACTCGCAGTCCATcgaagatgaaaataaaaggAATAAATTGAAGGAGTGCATGAAAAGAAACGGCGCTACGCCAGAAGAAGCCgcttttaattatttgaaatgttgCGAAACTACTTTAGAATCACTCAAACattaa
- the LOC130900032 gene encoding uncharacterized protein LOC130900032, with amino-acid sequence MKVFILLISLITGILADAYIEKLESASKACGVDGLKELVALEGKNDKTHLGTTLFCINKEIGLQDDKGIINKDKVAVHIKTMLKNKNETFQNDVINDCNEPTGENGAEKAFNFMTCLHQKLKH; translated from the exons ATGAAGGTTTTCATTTTACTTATTTCGTTAATCACCGGAATTCTg gcCGATGCGtacatagaaaaattagaatcGGCTTCGAAAGCTTGCGGGGTCGATGGACTTAAAGAATTGGTAGCTTTAGAAGGAAAAAACGATAAAACGCATTTAGGTACaacattattttgtataaataaggAAATAGGGCTGCAAGATGATAAAGGGATTATTAATAAAGACAAAGTAGCGGTTCACATTAAGacaatgttgaaaaataagaaCGAAACATTCCAAAATGACGTAATCAACGATTGTAACGAACCAACGGGTGAAAACGGTGCAGAAAAAGCATTCAATTTCATGACATGTCTCCATCAGAAActtaaacattaa
- the LOC130900033 gene encoding uncharacterized protein LOC130900033 has product MKLFTFCLLFIVLTSADEKTKDLIEGSLKSCGAEIEGPNAIRKLVVEENADEKKLGAVLFCANKKIGLQYENGDINLDVLENLIEAGNNDEETAKKYLECGKSKRITGEEKAFDFLKCHETI; this is encoded by the exons atgaaacttttcactttttgtttattatttatcgtTTTAACTTCG gCCGACGAAAAAACCAAGGATTTAATAGAAGGATCATTGAAATCCTGCGGAGCCGAAATCGAAGGTCCGAACGCAATACGAAAATTGGTTGTAGAAGAAAACGCCGACGAAAAAAAATTGGGGGCCGTCCTATTTTGCGCCAATAAAAAAATCGGTCTGCAATACGAAAACGGCGACATAAATCTCGATGTTTTGGAAAATCTAATAGAAGCCGGCAACAACGACGAAGAAACCgccaaaaaatatttggaatgcGGCAAATCCAAAAGAATCACCGGCGAAGAAAAAGCCTTCGACTTTTTAAAATGCCATGAAactatttga
- the LOC130900034 gene encoding uncharacterized protein LOC130900034, translated as MKLFFFCFTLIFCSTADETKDLIEGALKSCGAQIDGPNNIGKLVLEQNADEAKLGATIFCANKKINLQHTNGDINLDVLGNFLTTGNRDEETAKKIMDCGRAKGDSGATKAFNFLKCHEMALKN; from the exons ATGAaacttttcttcttttgttttacgTTAATTTTTTGTTCCACG GCGGACGAAACCAAAGATTTGATCGAAGGAGCTCTCAAATCGTGCGGAGCACAAATCGACGGTCCGAACAATATTGGTAAGTTGGTGTTGGAACAAAACGCAGACGAAGCAAAATTGGGCGCTACGATATTTTGcgccaataaaaaaattaatctgcAACATACCAACGGAGACATAAATCTCGACGTACTGGGAAATTTCCTTACAACCGGCAACAGGGACGAAGAAACCgctaaaaaaattatggattgCGGACGAGCCAAAGGCGATTCCGGCGCAACGaaagcttttaattttttaaaatgtcacGAGATGGCgcttaaaaattaa